In Mycolicibacterium mucogenicum DSM 44124, the following are encoded in one genomic region:
- a CDS encoding nitroreductase/quinone reductase family protein — MSDPRPPRYLKPMNKVVVAVGKLGIPVGPAMVLTVPGRKTGTPRSTPMTPFVVHGAMYAVAGYPGAHWALNARAAGTGTLTRGRKSRPVRITELTVDEARPVLREFPVQVPVGVKFAKSSGMVTEGTPDEFESLAGRLAVFRFDPLG, encoded by the coding sequence ATGTCTGATCCACGACCGCCGCGCTACCTCAAGCCGATGAACAAAGTCGTTGTCGCCGTGGGGAAGCTCGGCATCCCCGTCGGCCCCGCGATGGTGCTGACCGTGCCCGGCCGCAAGACCGGTACACCGCGAAGCACGCCGATGACACCGTTCGTCGTGCACGGCGCGATGTACGCCGTCGCCGGCTATCCCGGCGCGCACTGGGCCCTCAACGCCCGCGCCGCCGGCACCGGCACCTTGACGCGGGGCCGCAAGTCGCGGCCCGTGCGGATCACCGAGTTGACGGTCGACGAGGCACGGCCGGTGCTACGTGAGTTCCCGGTGCAGGTACCCGTCGGCGTGAAGTTCGCCAAGAGTTCCGGCATGGTCACCGAGGGCACGCCCGACGAATTCGAGTCGCTGGCAGGAAGACTCGCCGTCTTCCGATTCGACCCGCTGGGCTGA